A region of Streptomyces sp. NBC_01750 DNA encodes the following proteins:
- a CDS encoding DNA repair ATPase, whose translation MATATTVPTAGGMDAGTYEVLRDRLAAQAIELARRAEALNSARIAEFGSTELALTGTERISTETACLPRDIVVVGDKLLFGCSALAALTPRTSVGDVFTLYDRDLNRLAEDAAPGLLDDADFVQEFAALCRYYQGARLTRLRRVEDRLLAVFRTGEKAEDIRVLRWALTPAGEARFMDARGERDHSSLPSHDVTWVETARDDHVLGRHPHISIGAELFVATVGGTLTVKSENDTESGEGIYSEGVDEPLQSLADAEVAYARVGTLILLRVRPYKEDNPRHLVFNALTKSVVRLDGIGRACRRLPDDQGIVFPGGYCLATGAVKTFDAQTAADWEFERAVRSPNGEDVLYAFHSRDEGRSLLLPYNLIRKEVASPLSCRGYDLFDDGTLAVLRAPDSDEPARIHLVQLWRSPYVCDTHAAATPVGSGPLARIGNADLVRGISDCLAIARQATETTPPGELYEALVAVCTRAADQYHWLGDADAGDLRSLLDDVRATAGQVLDEFETVQTLTRQAADALDESAAQIGRLVRRIRGEAPASAEEWIARITELRASQGHLMTLKEMRYADTERIEALAHDVEADIASAAQRAVAFLRREDAFAGYHTEVEQLTADAETIATVAEAGPVAERLEERALGLQTLTEVVAGLNIGDATVRTSILERIAEVLGGANRARATLHGRRRELLDREGRAEFSAEFALLGQSVTGALAAADSPESCDAQLARLLLQLENLESRFADHDDFLTDIAQKRAEVYEAFSARKQTLQDARARRAERLADSALRVLDAIVRRASTVDSLDAVNTYFTSDPMVAKVRHTAEELRTLGDQARAEELDGRLKAARQEAGRALRDRTELFADGGGTIRLGRHRFAVTTQAPELTLVPHGDGLAFALTGTDYRSAVTDPEFTDTRPYWRQPLPSESPEVYRAEYLAARMLAEHGAEALSGGDLPAVVRQAAEAAYDEGYERGVHDDDATAILSVVLRLREDAGLLRYPAAARAAAQLFWAHGTTPSTRETWTRQAISLIRAREMFGSAPALDALGAELGGAMAAFASRMPGTQPYGQGIAAEYLLEELSSGESFATSAAARTLLDKFRRAVGSSPYDEDVRAHLAAQDAAGAHRLVEGWLLSYAASCGENIDPGDLAEAVALEVTPALPRHDVDAPMTAAVGGLLGTHPRITHRTLQLRLDEFLHRTADFADRVAPGFRAYQKLRATLVAAERTRLRLDEYRPRVMSSFVRNRLVDEVYLPLIGDNLAKQLGAAGNGKRTDSSGLLLLVSPPGYGKTTLMEYVADRLGLLLVKVDGPALGRTTTSLDPAEAPDATARQEVEKINFALAAGNNVLLYLDDIQHTSPELLQKFIPLCDATRTLGGHDLRGKRFAVCMAGNPYTESGQRFRIPDMLANRADVWNLGDVLTGKEDVFALSFIENALTSNPVLAPLAGRDRADLDVLVRLAAEDPTVRRDLLAHPYAPAELDRILAVLRHLLTARETVLAVNGAYMASAAQSDATRTEPPFQLQGSYRNLNKIAQRIVPVMNASELAAVIDDHYKGEAQTLTAGAEANLLKLAELRSTLTDKQAARWAEIKSPYARRQALGGPEEDPLTRAVAALGLLADRVAAVESAIVRAADPRHLLSAPHATGHEANPKGSRDRQDGERSGSGPGAARTLPVDR comes from the coding sequence ATGGCGACGGCGACAACGGTGCCGACGGCGGGTGGCATGGACGCCGGTACGTACGAGGTGCTGCGCGACCGGCTCGCTGCGCAGGCCATTGAGCTGGCCCGGCGCGCCGAAGCCCTCAACTCGGCCCGTATCGCGGAGTTCGGTTCCACCGAGCTTGCTCTGACCGGCACCGAGCGCATCAGCACCGAGACAGCCTGTCTGCCGCGCGACATCGTCGTCGTCGGCGACAAACTGCTCTTCGGGTGCAGCGCCTTGGCCGCGCTGACGCCCCGGACATCGGTCGGCGACGTCTTCACGCTCTACGACCGTGACCTGAACCGGCTGGCGGAAGACGCCGCTCCCGGCCTTCTGGACGACGCGGACTTCGTACAGGAATTCGCCGCCCTGTGCCGCTACTACCAGGGCGCGCGTCTGACCAGGCTGCGTCGCGTCGAGGACAGGCTTCTGGCCGTGTTCCGCACCGGTGAGAAGGCCGAGGACATACGCGTCCTGCGCTGGGCGCTGACTCCGGCCGGAGAGGCACGTTTCATGGATGCCCGCGGGGAGCGCGACCACTCCTCCCTGCCCTCGCACGACGTCACATGGGTGGAAACCGCCCGCGACGACCACGTGCTCGGCCGGCACCCGCACATCTCCATCGGCGCAGAACTCTTCGTCGCGACGGTCGGCGGCACCCTCACAGTGAAGAGCGAGAACGACACGGAGTCGGGCGAGGGTATATACAGCGAGGGGGTCGACGAGCCGCTGCAGTCGCTCGCCGACGCGGAGGTCGCGTACGCCCGCGTGGGCACTCTGATCCTGCTGCGCGTCCGCCCCTACAAGGAGGACAACCCGCGCCATCTGGTGTTCAACGCCCTCACGAAGTCCGTGGTGCGCCTAGACGGCATCGGGCGGGCCTGCCGCCGGCTGCCCGACGACCAGGGCATCGTTTTCCCCGGTGGCTACTGCCTGGCCACCGGCGCGGTGAAGACCTTCGATGCGCAGACGGCTGCGGACTGGGAGTTCGAGCGCGCTGTGCGCTCCCCGAACGGCGAGGACGTGTTGTACGCCTTCCACTCCAGGGACGAGGGCCGCAGCCTGCTGCTGCCCTACAACCTGATCCGCAAGGAGGTCGCCAGCCCGCTTTCCTGCCGCGGTTACGACCTCTTCGACGACGGCACACTCGCCGTCCTGCGTGCCCCCGACTCCGACGAGCCGGCCCGCATACACCTGGTGCAGCTCTGGCGGAGCCCGTACGTCTGCGACACCCACGCGGCCGCCACGCCCGTCGGCTCCGGGCCGCTCGCCCGTATCGGCAACGCCGACCTGGTCCGTGGCATCTCCGACTGCCTGGCCATCGCCCGCCAGGCCACCGAAACCACCCCGCCTGGCGAGTTGTACGAGGCTCTCGTCGCGGTCTGTACCCGCGCCGCCGACCAGTACCACTGGCTGGGCGACGCGGACGCCGGGGATCTGCGCTCTTTGCTGGACGACGTGCGGGCCACCGCAGGGCAGGTCCTGGACGAGTTCGAGACCGTACAGACGCTGACCCGCCAGGCGGCCGACGCGCTCGATGAGTCAGCCGCGCAGATCGGCAGACTGGTCCGGCGCATCCGCGGCGAGGCACCCGCCTCCGCGGAAGAGTGGATCGCTCGCATCACCGAACTGCGCGCGTCCCAGGGGCACCTGATGACCCTCAAGGAGATGCGCTACGCGGACACCGAGCGCATCGAGGCGCTCGCGCACGACGTCGAGGCGGACATCGCCTCCGCCGCACAGCGAGCGGTGGCCTTCCTCCGGCGCGAAGACGCCTTCGCCGGCTATCACACGGAGGTCGAGCAGCTCACCGCCGACGCCGAGACGATCGCCACCGTCGCCGAGGCGGGGCCGGTCGCGGAACGCCTGGAAGAGCGGGCCCTCGGACTGCAGACGCTCACCGAGGTCGTCGCGGGCCTGAATATCGGTGACGCGACCGTGCGCACCTCGATCCTGGAGCGAATCGCCGAGGTCCTCGGCGGTGCCAACCGCGCCCGCGCAACCCTGCACGGCCGCCGCCGGGAACTCCTCGACCGGGAGGGCCGCGCCGAGTTCTCGGCCGAATTCGCACTGCTCGGGCAGTCGGTGACCGGCGCACTGGCCGCTGCCGACTCCCCCGAGAGCTGCGACGCACAGCTGGCCCGGTTGCTGCTCCAGCTGGAGAACCTGGAGTCGCGCTTCGCCGACCACGACGACTTCCTCACCGACATCGCTCAGAAGCGAGCCGAGGTCTATGAGGCGTTCTCGGCGCGCAAGCAGACGCTTCAGGACGCCCGCGCCCGGCGTGCGGAACGGCTCGCGGACTCCGCCCTTCGGGTCCTGGACGCGATCGTGCGCCGTGCGTCCACCGTGGACAGCCTCGACGCGGTCAACACGTACTTCACCTCGGACCCGATGGTGGCCAAGGTCCGCCACACCGCGGAGGAGCTGCGCACACTCGGCGACCAGGCGCGGGCGGAGGAGCTGGACGGCAGGCTGAAGGCCGCTCGCCAGGAGGCGGGACGGGCACTGCGCGACCGTACCGAGCTGTTCGCGGACGGCGGCGGAACGATCCGGCTGGGCCGGCACCGCTTCGCCGTCACGACACAGGCGCCGGAACTCACCCTCGTCCCGCACGGGGACGGCCTGGCGTTCGCGCTGACCGGCACCGACTACCGCTCTGCCGTCACCGACCCCGAGTTCACAGACACCCGTCCTTACTGGAGGCAGCCGCTGCCGTCCGAGTCGCCCGAGGTCTATCGGGCGGAGTACCTCGCAGCCAGGATGCTGGCCGAGCACGGCGCCGAAGCACTGTCGGGAGGCGACCTGCCCGCCGTCGTACGGCAGGCCGCGGAAGCGGCGTACGACGAGGGATACGAGCGCGGCGTCCACGACGATGACGCGACGGCAATCCTCAGCGTTGTGCTGAGGCTGCGCGAGGATGCCGGACTGCTGCGCTACCCGGCTGCCGCCAGGGCAGCGGCCCAGCTGTTCTGGGCGCACGGGACGACACCGTCAACACGGGAGACGTGGACCCGTCAGGCGATCTCGTTGATCCGGGCGCGTGAGATGTTCGGCAGCGCCCCGGCACTCGACGCACTGGGGGCCGAACTGGGCGGCGCGATGGCCGCGTTCGCATCCCGCATGCCGGGCACACAGCCGTACGGGCAGGGCATCGCGGCCGAGTACCTGCTTGAGGAGCTGTCCTCCGGAGAGTCCTTCGCCACGAGCGCAGCGGCCCGTACCCTGCTCGACAAGTTCCGCCGGGCTGTCGGCTCGTCCCCGTACGACGAGGACGTACGCGCCCACCTTGCGGCCCAGGACGCCGCCGGCGCGCACCGGCTCGTCGAAGGCTGGCTCCTCTCGTACGCGGCCAGCTGCGGCGAGAACATCGACCCCGGCGACCTCGCCGAGGCCGTCGCGCTCGAGGTAACTCCCGCCCTGCCACGCCACGACGTGGACGCACCCATGACGGCTGCCGTCGGCGGCCTGCTCGGCACGCACCCGCGGATCACCCACCGCACCCTGCAGCTCCGACTCGACGAATTCCTCCACCGGACCGCCGACTTCGCCGACCGGGTCGCCCCGGGCTTCCGCGCGTACCAGAAACTGCGCGCCACGCTCGTCGCCGCCGAGCGCACCCGGTTGCGCCTCGACGAATACCGCCCCCGCGTCATGTCCTCGTTCGTACGCAACCGGCTCGTCGACGAGGTGTACCTGCCCCTCATCGGTGACAACCTCGCCAAGCAGCTCGGAGCGGCCGGAAACGGCAAGCGGACCGACAGCAGCGGTCTGCTGCTGCTCGTCTCGCCGCCCGGCTACGGCAAGACGACGCTCATGGAGTACGTCGCCGACCGCCTCGGCCTGCTTCTGGTGAAGGTCGACGGACCGGCCCTCGGCCGCACCACCACCTCCCTGGATCCGGCGGAGGCGCCGGACGCCACAGCCCGCCAGGAGGTCGAGAAGATCAACTTCGCGCTGGCGGCAGGCAACAACGTCCTGCTGTACCTGGACGACATCCAGCACACCTCACCGGAGCTGCTGCAGAAGTTCATCCCGCTGTGCGACGCCACCCGCACCCTGGGCGGCCACGACCTGCGCGGCAAGCGCTTTGCGGTCTGCATGGCCGGCAACCCCTACACCGAGTCCGGGCAGCGCTTCCGCATCCCAGACATGCTCGCCAACCGCGCCGATGTCTGGAACCTCGGCGACGTCCTGACCGGGAAGGAGGACGTCTTCGCGTTGAGCTTCATCGAGAACGCCCTCACCTCCAACCCGGTCCTCGCTCCTCTCGCCGGACGGGACCGCGCCGACCTCGACGTGCTCGTCCGTCTGGCGGCCGAAGACCCCACTGTCCGCCGCGACCTGCTCGCGCACCCGTACGCACCCGCCGAGCTCGACCGGATCCTCGCCGTACTGCGGCATCTGCTCACCGCCCGCGAGACGGTCCTCGCGGTCAACGGGGCGTACATGGCCTCCGCCGCCCAGTCCGACGCCACTCGCACCGAACCGCCTTTCCAGCTCCAGGGCTCGTACCGCAACCTGAACAAGATTGCCCAGCGCATCGTGCCCGTCATGAACGCCTCGGAACTCGCAGCCGTCATCGACGACCACTACAAGGGCGAGGCCCAGACCCTCACTGCGGGCGCCGAGGCCAACCTCCTCAAGCTCGCCGAACTGCGCTCCACCCTGACCGATAAGCAGGCCGCCCGCTGGGCCGAGATCAAGTCCCCCTATGCACGCCGACAGGCGCTGGGCGGCCCCGAGGAGGACCCCCTCACGCGGGCCGTGGCCGCCCTCGGCCTGCTCGCCGACCGGGTGGCCGCGGTGGAATCCGCGATCGTCCGGGCTGCCGATCCCCGCCATTTGCTCAGCGCTCCTCACGCCACGGGACACGAGGCGAATCCCAAAGGATCACGTGACCGGCAGGACGGGGAAAGGTCAGGTTCGGGGCCTGGGGCCGCACGTACGCTTCCGGTCGATCGGTAG
- a CDS encoding helix-turn-helix domain-containing protein — translation MPRSSNDKQPCDYVADGTWPHAVLAPGAPVSAYYGQSLSRNLERAMASTGHTLRSLAEATGLTHSTVSRVLNGKVMPDLGTLARLEAAFGFQLWPGPAALPPSPPKP, via the coding sequence ATGCCCCGGAGCAGCAATGACAAGCAGCCATGCGACTACGTCGCAGACGGCACTTGGCCCCATGCTGTCCTGGCTCCTGGTGCGCCGGTCAGCGCCTACTACGGCCAGTCCCTCTCCAGGAACCTGGAGCGAGCCATGGCGTCCACCGGGCATACGTTGCGTAGCCTTGCCGAGGCGACAGGCCTTACCCACTCGACGGTCAGCCGGGTTCTCAACGGCAAGGTCATGCCGGACCTGGGCACGCTGGCCCGCCTCGAGGCGGCTTTCGGCTTTCAGCTCTGGCCCGGGCCGGCGGCTCTGCCGCCGAGTCCGCCAAAGCCCTGA
- a CDS encoding metal-sensitive transcriptional regulator, giving the protein MKVDDDSVNAVLNRLRRAQGQLAGVIAMIEAGRDCKDVVTQLAAVSKALDRAGFKIVASGMRQCMTNADQNQAPMTEEELEKLFLALA; this is encoded by the coding sequence GTGAAAGTCGACGACGACTCAGTCAACGCAGTCCTCAACCGCCTGCGCCGCGCCCAAGGCCAACTCGCCGGCGTCATCGCCATGATCGAAGCCGGCCGCGACTGCAAAGACGTCGTCACCCAGCTCGCCGCCGTATCCAAAGCCCTGGACCGCGCCGGCTTCAAAATCGTCGCCAGCGGCATGCGCCAGTGCATGACCAACGCCGACCAGAACCAGGCCCCCATGACCGAGGAAGAACTCGAAAAACTCTTCCTCGCCCTCGCCTGA
- a CDS encoding rhodanese-like domain-containing protein, whose translation MTTPRALDTDQARTRLHELIVLDVRTPGEYATGHLPGALNIPLDHLDRALPDIRHAAQRGDILVACASGARSENACKTLADNGITTATLTGGTGAWAADGNALHHPDGARRTAWSMERQVRLTAGAVVLAGLALGRLRPAFRLASAGTAGGLVFSALTNTCGMAALLAKLPHNRPHQGDLAATLAALRNH comes from the coding sequence ATGACCACCCCCCGCGCCCTCGACACCGACCAGGCCCGCACCCGCCTGCATGAACTGATCGTCCTGGACGTCCGCACCCCCGGCGAGTACGCCACCGGCCACCTCCCCGGCGCCCTCAACATCCCCCTCGACCACCTCGACCGGGCCCTCCCCGACATCCGCCACGCAGCCCAGCGCGGAGACATCCTCGTCGCCTGCGCCTCCGGCGCCCGCTCCGAGAACGCCTGCAAAACCCTTGCCGACAACGGCATCACCACCGCCACCCTCACCGGCGGCACCGGAGCCTGGGCAGCGGACGGCAATGCCCTCCACCACCCCGACGGCGCCCGGCGTACCGCGTGGAGCATGGAACGCCAGGTCCGCCTCACCGCCGGCGCCGTCGTCCTGGCCGGCCTCGCCCTCGGTCGCCTGCGCCCCGCCTTCCGCCTCGCCTCAGCGGGCACCGCCGGCGGCCTGGTCTTCTCCGCCCTCACCAACACTTGCGGCATGGCCGCCCTCCTCGCCAAACTTCCTCACAACCGCCCCCACCAGGGCGACCTCGCCGCCACCCTCGCCGCCCTCCGCAACCACTGA
- a CDS encoding sulfite exporter TauE/SafE family protein: protein MSVLLLALIAGAVIGLALGALGGGGSVLAVPALIYLLGFTPAAAATASLIIVTATSATTLYTHATSGNVRWKTGALFAAAGMVPAIAAATLAARLPEAVLTAAFAAIAALAALRMLKPPDPDQQPRPVRPARAAGAGAGLGAVTGFLGVGGGFLAVPALVSVLGLRMRAAVGTSLLVITVNSLAALAARAGTSTPLHWAVIAPFTGAAILGAWDGKRLASKVSGQALQRIFAIVLLAVAALMLTDAVH from the coding sequence GTGAGTGTCCTCCTCCTCGCCCTCATCGCCGGAGCCGTCATCGGCCTGGCCCTCGGGGCGCTCGGCGGCGGCGGCAGCGTCCTGGCCGTTCCCGCCCTGATCTACCTCCTCGGCTTCACCCCGGCCGCCGCCGCCACCGCCTCGCTGATCATCGTCACCGCCACCTCCGCGACCACCCTCTACACCCACGCCACCTCCGGCAACGTCCGCTGGAAGACCGGCGCGCTGTTCGCGGCCGCCGGGATGGTGCCCGCAATCGCCGCGGCCACCCTCGCCGCCCGCCTGCCCGAGGCGGTGCTGACCGCCGCGTTCGCCGCGATAGCGGCCCTCGCCGCCCTCAGGATGCTCAAGCCCCCCGACCCCGACCAGCAGCCCAGGCCCGTCAGACCGGCGCGGGCCGCCGGTGCGGGCGCCGGACTGGGCGCGGTCACCGGCTTCCTCGGCGTCGGCGGCGGCTTCCTCGCCGTCCCCGCCCTCGTCTCCGTCCTCGGACTGCGTATGCGCGCCGCGGTCGGCACCAGCCTCCTGGTTATCACCGTCAACTCCCTCGCCGCGCTCGCCGCTCGCGCCGGCACCAGCACGCCCCTGCACTGGGCGGTCATCGCCCCCTTCACCGGCGCCGCGATCCTCGGAGCCTGGGACGGCAAACGCCTCGCCTCCAAAGTCTCCGGCCAAGCCCTCCAGCGGATCTTCGCGATCGTGCTCCTGGCCGTCGCCGCCCTCATGCTCACCGACGCCGTCCACTGA
- a CDS encoding rhodanese-like domain-containing protein, with translation MFLFRRGIARVTPDQARRRTTDGDAVLLDVREQVEWNTGHAPGAVHVPLSRLVTGSGLPATAEGRPLVVICRSGHRSQQAAKLLAGRGAEAVDVKGGMHAWASSGLPVVDERGSSGRIA, from the coding sequence ATGTTCCTCTTCCGCCGCGGCATCGCCCGCGTCACCCCCGACCAGGCCCGTCGGCGCACCACCGACGGCGACGCCGTCCTCCTCGACGTCCGCGAGCAGGTCGAGTGGAACACCGGCCACGCCCCCGGCGCCGTCCACGTCCCGCTCTCCCGGCTGGTCACCGGCTCCGGCCTGCCCGCCACGGCCGAGGGCCGGCCGCTGGTGGTGATCTGCCGCTCCGGGCACCGCTCCCAGCAGGCCGCCAAACTCCTGGCCGGGCGCGGAGCCGAGGCCGTCGACGTCAAGGGCGGTATGCACGCCTGGGCGTCGTCCGGGCTGCCGGTCGTCGACGAACGAGGAAGCAGCGGCCGGATAGCGTGA
- a CDS encoding MBL fold metallo-hydrolase — translation MFFIDAIETEGLGNRSYLAGGAHTAVAVDPPRDVDRVLEAAAARGVRISHVVETHIHNDYVTGGLDLARITGAAYRVPAAARVGFARTPVADGDTVSVDGGITLRAMATPGHTPHHTSYVLQEQGTVAAVFTGGSLLIGSVGRPDLVEPRLTDQLARAQHASARRLAAELPDETPVLPTHGFGSFCSSSQSEGDATTIGKEKTTNDALVKDVDSFVAALLAGLEDVPAYYAHMGPANSDGPAPVDLTAPPLADAADIAERLAAGEWVVDLRNRIAFAEGHVAGSFNFEAEGKIATYLAWMIPWGKPVTLLAQSAAQLAAAQRELVRVGIDRPAAAATGTVRDWIPDGHTPRSFPRATFADLAAQDPSPDVVLDVRRDSERATGWIEGSVHIPIHHLHRRLADVPAGTVWVHCAGGMRAGIAASLLDAAGRDVVAVDDSFDAATDAGLPLTTCTGS, via the coding sequence GTGTTCTTCATCGACGCCATCGAGACCGAGGGCCTCGGAAACCGCAGCTACCTGGCAGGCGGCGCGCACACCGCGGTGGCGGTGGACCCGCCCCGCGACGTCGACCGGGTTCTGGAGGCGGCCGCCGCGCGGGGGGTGCGGATATCGCACGTGGTGGAGACCCATATCCACAACGACTACGTCACCGGCGGCCTGGACCTGGCCCGCATTACCGGCGCCGCCTACCGCGTGCCCGCCGCCGCCCGGGTCGGCTTCGCCCGCACACCGGTCGCCGACGGTGACACGGTGAGCGTGGACGGGGGGATCACCCTGCGGGCGATGGCCACCCCCGGACACACCCCGCACCACACCTCCTACGTGCTGCAAGAGCAGGGGACGGTGGCCGCGGTGTTCACCGGCGGGTCGCTGCTGATCGGCTCGGTCGGCCGCCCTGACCTGGTCGAGCCGCGGCTGACCGACCAGCTGGCCCGCGCCCAGCACGCCTCCGCCCGCCGGCTCGCCGCCGAACTCCCCGACGAGACGCCGGTGCTGCCCACCCACGGGTTCGGGAGCTTCTGCTCCTCCTCCCAGTCCGAGGGCGACGCCACCACCATCGGCAAGGAGAAGACGACCAACGACGCCCTGGTCAAGGACGTCGACTCCTTCGTCGCCGCCCTGCTGGCCGGCCTGGAGGACGTGCCCGCCTACTACGCCCACATGGGCCCGGCCAACTCCGACGGCCCCGCGCCGGTGGACCTGACCGCACCCCCGCTGGCCGACGCCGCCGACATCGCCGAACGCCTGGCCGCCGGGGAGTGGGTGGTGGACCTGCGCAACCGGATCGCGTTTGCCGAGGGCCACGTCGCGGGATCGTTCAACTTCGAGGCGGAGGGGAAGATCGCCACCTACCTCGCCTGGATGATCCCCTGGGGCAAGCCCGTCACCCTCCTCGCCCAGTCAGCCGCCCAGCTCGCCGCCGCCCAGCGCGAACTGGTCCGCGTCGGCATCGACCGCCCAGCCGCCGCCGCCACTGGCACCGTCCGCGACTGGATACCCGACGGCCACACCCCGCGCTCCTTCCCCCGCGCCACCTTCGCCGACCTCGCCGCCCAGGACCCCAGCCCTGACGTGGTCCTCGATGTGCGCCGGGACTCCGAACGCGCCACGGGCTGGATCGAAGGCTCCGTGCACATCCCGATCCACCATCTCCACCGCCGCTTGGCCGACGTACCGGCCGGGACGGTGTGGGTGCACTGCGCGGGCGGGATGCGCGCGGGTATCGCCGCCTCCCTGCTGGACGCTGCGGGCCGCGACGTCGTCGCCGTCGACGACTCCTTCGACGCCGCAACCGACGCCGGCCTGCCCCTCACCACCTGCACCGGCAGCTGA